Within the Miscanthus floridulus cultivar M001 chromosome 2, ASM1932011v1, whole genome shotgun sequence genome, the region tgaatcttggggcgagatttcttttagggggaaggattgtaacacctcgggtgtttaaatattaaaatctggcatgtcatcatatgcattgcaaagtatttggcatttggtgaaaactttgatatgcatacactaatacaagtttatatttatgtggtatgtgttgcaatgtattgtttgactcaagttcaatgtttgtttggattttgaatttttcgagaaaaccccgcttttccacatttaaatcctaccctgaaaatccatttcaaaatctaagcatattttgaggttgggcccaaaagcaaaagtgtagagcttggcaagttatataaagtttgtttttggagtttttcaagttatttaggaaaattttgagtaattcaaaaaggcataattcgttaaatttccctattcaaattcaaaagttcatttcaaaatctagaccgaattaggagatggttataaaagcaaagttgtagaacttttgattttgaacaacttttatttttggagatttttgagttgttatgaaaatttgggagtaatttgtgaattttggcgaatgacaaacttgtaatttcgatgaacagtgttcaccgcttgcgctacaccgccggcgagcttcggcttgcttccagtcgcgcacgtggccgtctgggcatcaCGTTGGCgtgctgaaggcttcgtcgtggcttccttgcgcttccttggctgtcctataaagctctggagccgccgtcgttcttctttcttcgttctctatttttcccgtcgccgctgctccatctccggtgagcccgtgccgtcgttgtcgtgctccaccgtcgctgataagctagtcctagctccgcctgaaccttgcgcgtccatctgacccatcaatttggcttgtcttcaccgggaactcgagtttcatcgccttcttcctcgcggtcggtaacctcaccgtcgcatgcgcatctccgtggccagagcccgtcggtgagccgttgcccttgattggtgtacctttagcttcgtctcgatgccgtagtgctcatttcatgGTTGATTGGCCATTTTATCCACTGCAatcgccggcacaccgtcaccgacgatccttgctccgccgccgttgctgttcacgttGACCCACGTCTACactgcttctccagccttgctttctgctcTGTAGTGTACGTGGTAAGCTCCTAATGCTTCCTGTGCCCTTTGATTAACTGCTACTGTACTCCTgtcgccggcgtaacgtcgccgagccaccgcgtccaccatggccgacgccaagctcgtaactcgtagtaattcgtctagctagcgccttcagtcgatgcgctgggatgatgtggtcattttggtacgttggtcgtcgccgttgatctcaccgtcggtgagtttgcgccggtcagcgccgtcgtcgtcgtagtcaacacgcgggaggtaagtgatgacatgtggggtccgatgtcagtgactcagcgttcaaatggatttttctatttttagatttgaatgaatagtgtctatttttgttatttttatgtagatttatttagagctccaaaaattatgaaaatttttgagtgacttctctatgaggtatagtatttaagaaaaatatgaaataatgtttttcagtaatttttaaatgtgataaaaattgctcagttaattcataaatggatttctaggatttttctaggcttatttatttatccaaaaattatgaaatttgttttgccacttagttaacatgtaatgaacatgtactaaaattttgagctcaattggaataagttgatttatttcataattttgaattaaataattaattcataaaagaaaatagtaacctttaatgatttaggtttttgtttggaattttgatttgagtgatgaccttgggtcatttgttgttaatgatccttggcagttgatgtatgtgttacgaaaaagatttagtttgtttgacttgcaactgtaccacgaaggaaagttgtattcaaattattaattttgcatccatcatcgagcatcatgtttcatattccacatcatgttaaacatggcattgttattacgtgtagtgaacgaaggtgaaaacgtggtagttaatcaagctgttgaggaggttgatccatctgttgaggtcggatcgaatccttgtgtaacgtcgcaggagccggacttttccgtcaacgaaggtaaGTCCCGGatacatacaaccctaccttgtgttttataaaataatttcgcttttgcttttcgttactgcattaagagattaggagttaagtaagagcctaattgttgcattaccacccttgttattccgtgtttaccatattacctgttttaaactcgtatatgcctagttttgcttagctatgcgtagaacgatgaaagtcgggtgactacttgccacttgcaagttttaaatgggacattggttaattatgttagcatgtgatatgggaatgtggagtaataaatctagaccgggcggactcggtgtgtgtgagccacatgacatggaggtcttgtgagcggggtctttccgcctatatcgattaaggcacgtccgttgttgaattgcatgaggtgagaatttgtagtactaaccacatactccggtaagcctgaacttggcaattctattacgagaatggctactcgcgcactgggagtggagagatggcgggaatagcgtgtacccacgtggccatgggctggaatgatggagtactgtgttctcgggtggcgtggacccgttcttgttttagaggatccgagggtaggttgatatatgtgagtcggggacctatatatgtcgtgtggtctggaattcccagctgggtttaatcggttcgaatcgtcgttgctcctcggttatggagactcaactcactgttcatcatcatagaattaacaactggaacttgaataaggcttgtaaaggggttggatatgaagtttcatgatctcagtgtggatcgtgtcagctttgtatataattcttgagaagttttctatataaagaatgttgttaaaagagcttttacgcaaaagaactttgatcattgttaaagctataccttgaatccctaagcctgcattactgagtttatcagttaatatttcggataagtcttgttgagtactttcgtactcagggttcgttgaccccttgttgcaggtgagcctcatgggcagatctgttttggatcgtgctgcatgactagcgttcattctgacgatgagaagtaaatgtgtgatccttgggtaggatgtttattttgtgtgatatgtctatattaattatgccactccactactactatggtttgtaataattatcgaacttagtttataaggtttgaaacaactggtttgtaaactatgttatcgtaagacttccgttgtttaTACTCtgtttttgatatttgaataagtgttgtaatactgcaatgactctgtaacgtgatcctgctcggaaatcgtggatgattcggggttccccgaggacaccgacagtctttttaagttattggaaacatatgcataaatgtcaaaggtcgtcggacagtgacaggtgcatatgggccctataacttaggaggttctgccacagaatggtatcagagcgatcgttataaggttttgttgtattgttttacaaaaacttcaaaataatttggatgactaaatttaacttggtaatttagtccaaattgcttctgacttatcttatttctttcttacCATTctctatttgattaaaaaggttttgtgtggtggagtagtaatcatactatgccctatataagaataaatgttgtttatgtgcattataaatttttgatgtttttgttcgtaagaacgattcatgcatcaggaataattcactcgttacttccttcacctcttagtctggagttaagtagtgagtctggtttgaggaatgtaaaccatcttagctactttctgGATTTTGatcaatggtcttacttggattaaattgactacctacagtatggctcatgccaagatgacgccccgtaagtccaccggacccaaaggagttcctcgtcaccaacttgcccctagaaatgatggtacCAGCAGTaacagtactaggcctgatccccaggcagagatattgagggtttctatggagttagcacaatctactagagatagggctttggatgttatacaaataggagagttacagggtcaattgaggcagctcaccaccgcgcataggaactgcgaaagtatgttagttcgtacggtggaaggaagaaatgaagcttggcacagggaaaatgtaggtagagctagaactcatgagctagaattctatatagaagatttagaagaacataatacatatctacatgaggaggttcataggcttagcaatctactaaatccgaatcatgagcctcaagcggatgccatggaccccggtgtcatccttgccgatgatgatgaatcgggagaggaagaagaagaagatcctgaagaattagtaatgatcgatgaaagcgatgatgaaggcggtaataattccggaatggataccgagcctgaagtttgaagaaattgaggagaagagtagagttgtataataataGCTCTagctaagttatgtagttctgttttcgtactcgtgggtttgtttgtacattagtaaactctatgtaaggtgtctagagtaagcAGGTCGCGTTCGTCAGCGCGCAGGTCGCGTGCCCGCTCGCACGCCCGTAGGTCGTCGCTGTACTCAGGCCAAGCCTAGCCATGGCCGCGAGCTTGGAGCTCGCCGGTGCCTGGCCTATGAGCAGCAACCGCGCACACAACAATGGAGACGTGGCGCTGAAGGTAGGCCCGGACGCACAGCTTGGTAGTCGCGACCGTGCCAAAGTCGGCCCGCGGCGGCCCCGCCATGAGAGTCCGTAGCCATGGAAGACCCGAGCGCGGGCGTGCGGGCAGGGCTGTGCGCGCACGGCAGCGACCAAGGCGCAAGCACGCTTCGGCTGTGCGTGTGGCCGTAGGTCGCGGCGGCTGCGGGGCATGTGGAGGTTACGGCGGCGTGTGAGGCAGCAGGGCGCGGGCGGCAACCGGCAGCGGGCCGTGATGGCACGGGCGATGGGAGCTCGACCATGGTGGTGCGCCACGCAGTGAGGGAAGAGGGGCGGCGCTGGCACGACAAGTGGGGAGGGGAGCTCAACCATGGCGGCTCGAGCCAGCGACCCTCGATGGCCTCTGCTCGTCGTTAGGGACCCAGTGaagggagggaggaagaagatagagccAGGGAAGAAGAAATGGGCAAAACGGATATTTCCCTACCGTTCTCTCTCCTCATAAGCTAGAAATTAATATTTTATTCAGCGCAGTGTCAGTAACAAATTTAACAACAACGACAGTGTCCATTAGTAAATCGCTTCATTTTGTATGTCCGCTAGCAGAGAGGTAACTTTTCAGTGTCCTATATCCAATTTTGCCTTAGAATTAAAGGTGCGGTTCACCCGCGGGTCAAGGGGCGAACGATCGCAACGGGGCGATAGGTCAGCAAAAGGGTCGCCCCGACCCGCACCGTTTGCAGCTTGAAAGCtcactatcagcctgttcggttggctggttcgtatcgttgctgattcgtgaagaagtaccgCTGGTTaatttgtgtgagaaaaaaataccgttataactgaaaatttacgatctcGGGCCACGCCAAAACGAACCGGCCGGTATGGCTCCGCCCCTGGGCATGACAGAAACCGGTAACATGCATAGCACTAGCACGGTTAGCGCACAAGCGACAAAGCGCACCGCAGACTGCGGGCGCATAGCACAGTAGCAGATGATAATAAGCCACGGGCAGGGAGGGGTGGAGATGCAACAAACTCACCCGCCGGTGCCGCCACCGAACTCCACTCTCACCCACCCGTCTCTCACTCCTGCCCCGGCCATTATATAGATAGAAGCTCCTCTCGTGTCACTGCTTGCCTCCCCTCCTCACCTCAACTCTCTCGGCATTCGGCAACTCCTCACCCCACAGCTGTCTCAGAGTCCAACAGGCCAATGGCTCTCGTCCGCCAGCGCCGCCAGCTGCCGCACCTCACCCTCCCGCTCGACCACTTCGCCCTGCGCCTGCCGCCGCAGCCTCAGCCCACCGCCGCgccgtccacctccacctccacctccgacGCCCGCCTCTCGGACTACGAGAGGCTCTCCGTTCTCGGCCACGGCAACGGCGGCACCGTGTACAAGGCGCGGCACCGGCGGTCCGCGCAGCCGGTCGCTCTCAAGCTCTTCGCGGACGGGGACACTTCCGCGGCGCGCGAGGCCGAGATACTCATGCTCGCCGCGGATGCGCCCCACGTCGTGCGCCTCCACGCGGTGATCCCGTCGGCGTCAGCGGCCGCCGCCGGGGAGGCGCCCGCGGCGCTGGCGCTGGAGCTCATGCCGGGGGGCTCCCTCTCGGGCCTGCTCCGCCGGCTGGGCCGCCCGATGGGGGAGCGGCCCATCGCCGCCGTGGCGCGGCAGGCGCTCCTCGGGCTCGCCGCGCTCCACGCGCTCCGCGTCGTGCACCGCGACCTGAAGCCGTCGAACCTGCTCGTGGGCGCCGGCGGCGAGGTGAAGATCGCCGACTTCGGCGCGGGCAAggtgctgcggcggcggctggaCCCCTGCGCGTCCTACGTCGGCACGGCGGCGTACATGTCCCCCGAGCGGTTCGACCCGGAGGCGTACTCGGGCGACTACGACCCCTACGCCGCCGACGTGTGGAGCCTCGGCGTGGTCATCCTGGAGCTGTACCGGGGCCACTTTCCTCTGCTGCCCGAGGGCCAGCGCCCGGACTGGGCCGCGCTCATGTGCGCCATCTGCTTCGGCGAGGCGCCGGAGCCGCCGGCCGCGGCGTCGGAGGAGTTCCGGGACTTCGTGGCGCGGTGCCTCGAGAAGAAGGCCGGCCGGCGCGCGTCGGTGGCCGAGCTACTGGAGCACCCGTTCGTCGCCGAGCGGGACGCCGCCGGCGCACAGCACGCGCTCGCTGCGCTCGTCGCAGAGGCGGAGCAGCGCGACCAATAATAGACAGGCTGCCGCTGCCCTGCGGTTAATTACAGTAATTCACTACTACTCCAGTACTCCTAGGagatcaacaagaagaagaagtatAGGACGAGCTGAGGTGTACATAAATTACGCCACGTGCGtagccttttcttttttttcgccGTTTTATCTTTTATTCATTCGTTCATTGAGTTCATCAAGCAAATCTCAAGAGGCAACAAGTTCGTGAAATTCAAGATCCCCTCAACGACGCTGTGCTGGCTGTCTAGATTACTGTTAAGTCATTCATTTGACGTGATCCATGCTTTGAATT harbors:
- the LOC136540370 gene encoding mitogen-activated protein kinase kinase 9-like; this translates as MALVRQRRQLPHLTLPLDHFALRLPPQPQPTAAPSTSTSTSDARLSDYERLSVLGHGNGGTVYKARHRRSAQPVALKLFADGDTSAAREAEILMLAADAPHVVRLHAVIPSASAAAAGEAPAALALELMPGGSLSGLLRRLGRPMGERPIAAVARQALLGLAALHALRVVHRDLKPSNLLVGAGGEVKIADFGAGKVLRRRLDPCASYVGTAAYMSPERFDPEAYSGDYDPYAADVWSLGVVILELYRGHFPLLPEGQRPDWAALMCAICFGEAPEPPAAASEEFRDFVARCLEKKAGRRASVAELLEHPFVAERDAAGAQHALAALVAEAEQRDQ